The genomic region ATAGGTGACCGTAGCCATGGTGAAGCGCTTCCTTTCACCGGCAGGAACGTGCCGGACGATCCGAGTGAAGGAGCGACCGGTACGAAGCCGTACCGGTCAGCGGACGTCGGGTCGCCACGAGGGCGGCTGATCGTCATCCGTGTCACTGCACCGTAAACGTGTTTCATCCCGCTGCCAAGGTGAGGGGTCGTCGGAAGTGAGTCAGCGATCAGGCATTCCGGTCACTCGGGCACGGTAGGACATCAATCGACACGTCCGATCGGCCCACTGGAGACGTACGGACGTCGGGTTGTTGACGTTTCCCGTGCTCGGGAGCCCTCGCGAGCGGGATATCCGGACGCCAGTCGCTATGCTGACCTCGACGCACGCGCCCCTGTAGCTCAGCTGGCCAGAGCACTCGCCTTGTAAGCGAGATGTCGCCGGTTCGATCCCGGCCGGGGGCTCCATATCCACCAGGCGCTTCCCGGACCGCAGGACCGGGAGCGCGGTGATCGACAGCAACGCTGACAGCAACCGGGTTGACGCAACCGCGCAGCCACCGCAGCGAAGGCAGCGGCCGGACTGTCGGGGTGTGCCGCCAACTGTCGTCCCGGCGTTAGGGTCGCGAGCACGACCGATGAAGAGGCTCGCGGGATCGCGTCTGGCTTCCTCGCTGACCGCATTGAAGAGTTCCGCACTGGTGAGTGGGTGATCAGCGGCGCGGAGGAGCACGAGACCGCATGGTCCGTGAGCTACCAGTCCCGCGCCTTCATCGAGTCAGGCCGCATCTCCGACGCGCTGGTCGGCAACGGGCCTGCGGTTGTGCCCAAGTCCGGCGCGGCCCCATGGCTGTCCTGGTCCGGTCGTCCGGTGGAAGAACAGATCGCCGAGGGCGGGCCCACCCTCGGCTGAACGCACTGACATGCCGCGATCCGCGCGGACGTCGGCGATGACGAGGGGTCCGCGGCTGCTGACGCCCGCGTTCGAAGACGGACGCCTACCCAACCGCACAAAGCGCCCAGAACTTGTAAGCGAGATGTCGCCGGTTCGATCCCGGCCGGGGCTCCAATTCCATCAGGCTTTTTCCGACCTACGTCGCCGCGCGGCGACGTAGCGGCGCATCTTCTCGGCAGTGCCGCAGTCGTCCATGCTGCACCAGCGGCGACTGCGGTTCTTGCTCTCATCGTGGAAGAGGAAGCGACAGCCTCCGCATCCCTTGATCCGGTCCAGTGCTCCCGCGGTGAGGAGTTGGACCGCCGCGTGCACCACTGGCCGTAGGGGCCGGGCAAGCGTCTGGTCATCTCGCCATACCCACGCGAACGTGCTCCCGCCTTCGAGCTGCGCGTGGCCGAGAGCGTCCGCTTCGTCGTCTCGCAGCCGCGCCAGCGCGGCCGTGCTCGGCGCGCCTCCGGCGGCCAGCGGCCGGAATATCTCGTCGAGGTAGTCGCGGGTGCTCAGCGCTCGTGAAAAGGCGGCGTGGGCACCGTCTGGGTCGTTTCGCGACAGTCGGCGTAGCGCCGTCGCCTCGGTTTCGGTGAGGGTGCCCCCGTGCACGCCCCAGGCGACCAGCTCCGGATAGCCCGTGAGTACGTCGTCGTCCGAGGGGCCGACGGGTGGGCCGGTGCGGGTGTTGACGAAGTCCAGGGCGAGGTTGCCGCCCACCAGGTGCATCCGCGTCACGTCCTCGGCTGTTTCCATCAAAACCAACTTTACCAGTTGACCCTCATCGAAGGCCTCGCTAGCTTGTTTCTCGCGTAAGCAATTTAGCCGGTAACAGTTGGAGGGGTGGATGGTCCACTGGCGAGCAGTCGGAGCGCTGATCGGCTTGTCCGGCGGGACGTTCCTCTACACCACCGCCGAGGCGCTGCCGATCGGCCTGCTGCTCCCGATGGCCGCGGACCTCGCTGTCGCACCGTCGCAAGTGGGCATGCTCGTCACCGCGTACGGCGCGGTGGTGGTTGTCGCCTCGATTCCGTTGACGGCCCTGGCCAGGAGGATTCCGCGTCGACGACTTCTGTCGGCGCTCCTGGCCGGCTTCGTCGTCAGCACCGCGATCACTGTGTTCGCGAGTACGTTCGCGCTGCTGCTGGCGGCCAGGATGGCAACAGCGGCGACGCATGCGTTGTTCTGGGCCGTTGTGGTGCCGGCCGCGGCCGAGTTGTTCCGACCCGGGCTACGCGGTCGGGTGGTGGCGATCGTGTTCGCCGGCGGCAGCGTCGCTCTGGTCATGGGGGTGCCTGCGGGCACCTGGCTTGGTGAACGCGCGGGCTGGCGGGTGTCGTTCCTGTCGGTCGCCGGGCTCGGCGCGGTCGTGCTCGTCGCGGTGGCGTCGCTCCTGCCCTCCGCGCCGCCCGATCAGGGGCACGCCGCCCGGGGCGCTACACCCGACGTCCACCGCTTCTGGCTGCTGGTCGCTGTGGCGATCCTGACGACCGCAGGTGCCATCGCGGCCTACACCTATGTCGCCCTCTTCGTCACCGAGGTCAGCGGGTTCCCCGCCTCGGCGGTCGGGGTCATCCTGCTGGCGCGCGGTGTCGCCAGCGTGCTCGGGATCCTCGCTGTCGGAGCGGTGGTGGACCGCAGCCCGTGGCTCGCCCTGGTCGCGACCGTCGCGCTTCAGTCGGTGGCACTGCTCGGGCTGTACGCGATCGGCCACCGCCCAACGGCTGCCGTGGGCCTGCTCGCTCTGGCCGGACTGGCGTTCGCGGCGTTCACAGCTGTGCTCGGTGGCGTCGTCCTCCAGGTGGCGCCCGGGCGCTCCGACCTCGCGGCCGCCACCGTCTCTGCCGCTGTGAACGTCGGCATCACCGGTGGCGCCCTGGTCGCAGGCCTCGCGCTGCCGAGCCACGGCGTGCACAACACGGTGCTGCTCGGCGCCCTGCTAGGCGTCGTCGCTCTGATGGTCATCGCCGCTGGCTTCACCGGACTGGGTCGCCGCCGGCGCGTACGCGCAGCAGCGCCGACCGCCGCAGTCCCAGTTCAGCTGACCGAGTTGTGCAGTCCTGCCGGTAGCCTGGGGTCGGGCAACGAGCCGAGCGGGACGGGGGTCCGATGAGTCGCGCGGTGGAGCAGTCGAACCGGGCGATGCTGCGTGCCCGGGACGCGATGGACCGGGCGTACGCCCAGCCGTTGGACATCCCGGCGTTGGCCCGGATCGCGCACGTCTCCGAGGCCCACTTCATCCGTACGTTCCGGACCACCTTCGGCGAGACGCCGCACCGCTATCTGCAACGTCGTCGGGTGGAGCGGGCGATGTC from Micromonospora profundi harbors:
- a CDS encoding MFS transporter, with protein sequence MVHWRAVGALIGLSGGTFLYTTAEALPIGLLLPMAADLAVAPSQVGMLVTAYGAVVVVASIPLTALARRIPRRRLLSALLAGFVVSTAITVFASTFALLLAARMATAATHALFWAVVVPAAAELFRPGLRGRVVAIVFAGGSVALVMGVPAGTWLGERAGWRVSFLSVAGLGAVVLVAVASLLPSAPPDQGHAARGATPDVHRFWLLVAVAILTTAGAIAAYTYVALFVTEVSGFPASAVGVILLARGVASVLGILAVGAVVDRSPWLALVATVALQSVALLGLYAIGHRPTAAVGLLALAGLAFAAFTAVLGGVVLQVAPGRSDLAAATVSAAVNVGITGGALVAGLALPSHGVHNTVLLGALLGVVALMVIAAGFTGLGRRRRVRAAAPTAAVPVQLTELCSPAGSLGSGNEPSGTGVR
- a CDS encoding YrhB domain-containing protein gives rise to the protein MISGAEEHETAWSVSYQSRAFIESGRISDALVGNGPAVVPKSGAAPWLSWSGRPVEEQIAEGGPTLG
- a CDS encoding CGNR zinc finger domain-containing protein; translation: METAEDVTRMHLVGGNLALDFVNTRTGPPVGPSDDDVLTGYPELVAWGVHGGTLTETEATALRRLSRNDPDGAHAAFSRALSTRDYLDEIFRPLAAGGAPSTAALARLRDDEADALGHAQLEGGSTFAWVWRDDQTLARPLRPVVHAAVQLLTAGALDRIKGCGGCRFLFHDESKNRSRRWCSMDDCGTAEKMRRYVAARRRRSEKA
- a CDS encoding helix-turn-helix domain-containing protein, translating into MSRAVEQSNRAMLRARDAMDRAYAQPLDIPALARIAHVSEAHFIRTFRTTFGETPHRYLQRRRVERAMSLLVETDRDVTDICYAVGFSSLGTFSRTFRQIVGESPTSFRQRATPTNVPSCFTKAWTRPVSFG